Proteins encoded together in one Aminipila butyrica window:
- the sugE gene encoding quaternary ammonium compound efflux SMR transporter SugE produces the protein MQWIYLGVAGVLEMLWAVSLKFSHGFTRLTPSIITIIGMIASFYMLSLALKSLPLGTAYAIWTGIGTVGTVIFGILFFKESVDLPRLLCIGLIVSGIVGLKLLSPQ, from the coding sequence ATGCAATGGATTTATTTAGGTGTGGCAGGTGTCCTTGAAATGCTTTGGGCGGTAAGTCTGAAATTCTCTCATGGATTTACCCGGCTGACTCCCAGTATCATCACCATAATAGGTATGATTGCCAGTTTCTATATGCTGTCTCTGGCCCTGAAATCTCTGCCTTTAGGCACTGCCTATGCCATTTGGACCGGGATTGGTACGGTGGGTACAGTGATTTTCGGCATTTTATTTTTTAAGGAGTCTGTAGACCTTCCTCGACTCTTGTGTATCGGCCTTATCGTCAGCGGCATTGTCGGACTAAAGCTTCTGTCTCCGCAGTGA
- a CDS encoding GGDEF domain-containing protein, translating into MQAVQKTVNAIEQTDSTILEGILEGKYIKPVYQPIVSLVDGQTFGYEALSRISNKAFHMNIEHMFRTADRMNKSWELEALCRSKALENSIHIDAGKKLFLNVNSNIIYDNKFREGFTKNRLNEYGLDANNIIFEITERVAILDSNAFLGSINHYKSQNYGIAIDDVGAGYSGLNVIASVRPNLMKLDMNLVRGIDKDEIKQLLCKAMVDFGKNAGIQLIAEGIETEEELKTLINLKVDYGQGYFLGIPQESFEDISPEKIKIIKRHHAKNYSENARSSVYPIIGYLSKPGYTISSDEKVESIYETLRINPTITEFAVVESDKAVGFMTRADLNEVFGGRFGYSLHAKKFINQLMKSDFLRVNYNMPVDQVSRIAMQRPFEQLYNPILVEKENKYFGMVTVKDLLDACTNVEIDIAMHSNPLTGLPGNLLIEKEILSRIFGQSPYCITYYDIDNFKAFNDAYGFENGDKMLVLVAEILKECAVKNEFIGHIGGDDFIVICDYHEAEKYCQLVLNKFSAQITSLYRDEDVESGYIVSKNRHGVTENFPIASLSIAGISNQKNNYQNIGDFSQDIAQLKKKCKRQSGNCIEII; encoded by the coding sequence ATGCAAGCTGTTCAAAAAACTGTAAATGCTATAGAGCAAACCGATTCTACTATTCTGGAAGGAATCTTAGAAGGCAAATACATTAAACCGGTGTATCAGCCGATTGTGTCACTGGTGGATGGGCAGACTTTCGGCTATGAAGCACTCAGCCGAATATCCAATAAGGCGTTTCATATGAATATTGAGCATATGTTTCGTACAGCCGACAGGATGAATAAGTCTTGGGAGCTGGAAGCGTTATGCAGATCAAAAGCATTAGAAAATTCCATTCATATAGATGCAGGAAAAAAACTCTTCCTGAATGTAAACTCCAATATCATTTATGATAATAAATTTAGAGAGGGGTTTACAAAAAACCGCTTGAATGAATATGGATTGGATGCCAATAATATCATTTTTGAAATTACGGAACGCGTTGCCATATTGGACAGTAACGCGTTTTTAGGTTCTATTAATCACTATAAAAGCCAAAACTATGGAATTGCTATTGACGATGTGGGCGCCGGATATTCGGGACTGAACGTCATTGCAAGTGTCAGACCAAACCTTATGAAGTTGGATATGAATCTGGTACGGGGTATCGACAAGGACGAAATTAAGCAATTGTTGTGCAAAGCAATGGTTGATTTCGGAAAAAACGCGGGTATTCAGCTAATTGCCGAAGGCATTGAGACAGAAGAGGAATTAAAAACACTTATAAACTTAAAGGTCGATTATGGACAAGGGTATTTTTTAGGCATTCCCCAGGAATCCTTTGAAGATATATCGCCAGAGAAAATTAAAATAATTAAAAGGCATCATGCAAAGAATTACAGCGAAAATGCTAGAAGCTCCGTTTATCCGATAATCGGATACTTGTCCAAACCTGGATATACAATTTCCTCTGATGAAAAGGTGGAAAGCATTTATGAAACCTTGAGGATTAACCCCACCATCACTGAATTTGCCGTTGTTGAAAGTGATAAGGCAGTAGGATTTATGACGAGAGCGGATTTAAATGAGGTATTTGGCGGTAGATTTGGGTATAGTCTTCACGCTAAAAAATTTATCAACCAGTTAATGAAATCGGACTTTTTAAGAGTCAATTACAATATGCCTGTTGATCAGGTTTCGAGAATCGCTATGCAGAGACCCTTTGAGCAGCTTTACAACCCGATTCTTGTGGAAAAAGAAAATAAATATTTTGGTATGGTAACCGTAAAGGATCTGCTGGATGCATGCACAAACGTGGAAATCGATATTGCCATGCATTCTAACCCTCTGACAGGTCTCCCGGGGAACTTGCTAATTGAAAAAGAAATATTAAGTCGCATTTTCGGGCAGAGTCCCTATTGTATTACCTATTATGATATTGATAATTTTAAGGCATTTAATGATGCATACGGGTTTGAAAACGGAGATAAAATGCTTGTTCTTGTGGCAGAGATTTTAAAAGAATGTGCTGTAAAAAATGAATTTATAGGACATATCGGCGGCGATGATTTTATTGTTATTTGTGATTATCATGAGGCAGAGAAGTATTGCCAGTTAGTCTTAAATAAGTTTTCCGCGCAGATTACTTCGTTATACCGGGATGAGGACGTAGAAAGCGGCTATATTGTATCAAAAAATCGCCATGGTGTGACGGAAAACTTTCCAATTGCCAGCTTGTCTATTGCAGGAATATCAAATCAAAAAAATAACTATCAAAATATTGGGGATTTTTCGCAGGATATTGCACAACTTAAGAAAAAGTGCAAAAGACAGAGTGGCAACTGTATTGAGATAATATAG
- a CDS encoding MBL fold metallo-hydrolase, with product MSFNFCSFSSGSSGNCYLIKSDTTALLVDAGISGKKILEGLSATQTPQEQVKGILVTHEHIDHVKSLRVLSKKLPDTHTYANRGTWTQIGDTVPAAQQKTFITREEFVIGDIRVKPFPISHDAAEPVGFSLFAAEKQITIVTDTGCITDEIFDEIKQADLLALEANHDENMLKVGRYPWNVKQRILGRTGHLSNVSAGECLCRLMDECCSKPRRVLLAHLSRENNFPEMAYQTIKNVLEESEHYLGSQLQLTTMMKDEISMIYTV from the coding sequence ATGTCATTTAATTTTTGTTCGTTTTCCAGCGGCAGCAGTGGAAATTGCTATTTGATAAAGAGCGATACTACGGCCTTGCTGGTGGATGCAGGAATAAGTGGGAAGAAGATTCTGGAAGGGCTCAGTGCTACCCAGACTCCTCAGGAGCAGGTAAAAGGGATTCTGGTGACTCACGAGCACATTGATCACGTAAAGAGTCTGCGGGTTTTATCTAAAAAACTGCCGGACACTCATACATATGCGAACCGAGGGACTTGGACTCAGATTGGGGATACGGTGCCGGCGGCTCAGCAGAAGACTTTTATTACAAGAGAGGAATTTGTTATCGGTGATATTCGGGTGAAGCCTTTTCCTATTTCCCATGATGCGGCGGAACCAGTAGGCTTTTCTTTGTTTGCAGCAGAAAAGCAGATTACCATTGTCACCGATACCGGCTGCATCACTGACGAGATTTTTGATGAAATTAAGCAGGCAGATTTACTTGCTTTAGAGGCAAACCATGATGAGAATATGTTAAAGGTAGGACGCTATCCGTGGAATGTGAAACAGCGGATTTTAGGCCGTACGGGTCACCTGTCCAATGTGTCTGCTGGAGAATGCCTCTGCCGCTTGATGGACGAGTGTTGCAGCAAGCCGCGGCGAGTACTCTTAGCCCACCTGAGCCGGGAGAACAATTTTCCGGAGATGGCTTATCAGACAATCAAAAATGTGTTGGAGGAATCCGAACACTATCTGGGCAGTCAGCTTCAGTTAACCACCATGATGAAAGATGAAATCAGTATGATTTATACGGTATAA
- a CDS encoding basic amino acid/polyamine antiporter, translated as MNNEKDNGLSFTRLIAVIIGSTIGGGIFTSAADMASGGAHTGAVLIGWGIAGVGMLALMMCFFGLNKIRPDLTNGIYSYAGEGFGSFVGFNSAWGYWISALLCNVSYVTLLFGAIGFFVPAFGTGNNILSIVCGSVIIWILNFLVMRGVKEAAGIQIVVTISKLVPIAVFLVAVIFVRAFDPSIFMENFWGDGTVAVLDQVKATTGATVWSFIGVEGAVVLSGRAKRSSDVGKASITGFLGLLAIYVMVAVLSMGVMRPADMAQLGNPQMAGILSAAVGPWGAALINIGVILSIAGALLGWTIIAADCPYSASIQGVFSKIFSKSNAKEAPVNSLYITNGIVQIFLIIVYFQESTYQVFYNLSANMIMVPYLLSAAFYLKVTMNKKGFESIGGTSITKERIFALVGTVYGLWMLYSAGVTYLLISSILYTLGIIIFIKGKKEKNHPIFDKGYEKIIAIALVALAIVSIVMIANGSIGI; from the coding sequence ATGAATAATGAAAAAGATAATGGACTAAGCTTTACCAGACTTATAGCGGTAATCATAGGCTCAACTATTGGTGGAGGTATTTTTACCAGTGCTGCTGATATGGCGTCCGGTGGAGCACATACTGGCGCTGTATTAATAGGTTGGGGCATTGCTGGTGTTGGTATGCTTGCCTTGATGATGTGTTTCTTTGGGTTAAACAAAATAAGACCTGATTTAACAAACGGAATTTATAGCTATGCTGGTGAAGGATTTGGTTCTTTTGTCGGATTTAATTCAGCATGGGGCTACTGGATTAGTGCACTTCTTTGTAACGTATCATATGTCACCTTGCTCTTTGGTGCAATCGGATTTTTCGTGCCAGCATTTGGTACCGGAAATAATATTTTATCCATTGTTTGCGGCTCAGTAATTATTTGGATTCTAAACTTCTTGGTTATGCGCGGTGTAAAGGAAGCAGCAGGTATTCAGATTGTTGTCACAATCAGTAAACTGGTTCCAATCGCAGTATTCTTAGTTGCAGTTATATTTGTTAGAGCATTTGATCCCTCCATTTTTATGGAAAACTTCTGGGGTGACGGAACGGTAGCTGTTCTTGATCAGGTAAAGGCTACAACAGGTGCTACAGTTTGGTCATTTATCGGAGTTGAGGGTGCCGTTGTACTATCAGGACGTGCAAAGAGATCAAGCGATGTTGGTAAAGCTTCCATAACAGGTTTCTTAGGACTTTTAGCTATTTATGTAATGGTAGCAGTATTGAGTATGGGTGTTATGAGGCCTGCAGATATGGCTCAGTTAGGGAACCCACAGATGGCTGGAATTTTATCTGCTGCTGTTGGACCTTGGGGTGCTGCTTTAATCAACATTGGTGTTATCTTATCCATTGCAGGAGCATTGCTAGGCTGGACAATTATAGCTGCTGACTGTCCATATTCAGCTTCAATACAGGGTGTATTTTCAAAGATCTTCTCTAAATCAAATGCAAAGGAAGCACCTGTAAACTCCCTATATATTACAAATGGAATTGTTCAGATTTTCTTAATCATTGTATATTTCCAGGAATCTACATACCAGGTATTCTATAATCTAAGTGCAAACATGATTATGGTTCCTTACCTACTTAGTGCAGCATTCTATTTAAAGGTAACAATGAATAAGAAGGGCTTTGAGAGCATAGGTGGTACCTCTATTACGAAGGAAAGAATATTTGCCCTAGTAGGTACAGTTTATGGTCTTTGGATGTTATATTCAGCAGGCGTTACATATCTGCTTATTTCAAGTATTCTTTATACTCTTGGTATTATTATCTTTATCAAAGGTAAGAAGGAGAAAAATCATCCTATATTTGACAAGGGATATGAAAAGATTATTGCTATTGCACTAGTTGCACTTGCAATCGTATCTATCGTTATGATAGCAAATGGAAGCATTGGCATCTAA
- the yycI gene encoding two-component system regulatory protein YycI, translating to MDWSKAKNILIVALIVTNTFLLFTYLTKNSTEDRPMDQETLFTVLQGKDIYVDTDIPDKYENMPAITIKYNGDKQELIEAALKKNIYQVATKASEDDYKAVADQFLADCQLSNESLLFDKVMANGDTAVVRYKNSYKKVAIGDSFMEVSFKNGKVTDVTRQRLTLNSKSKKKLKVTSPEEALLMFMSEKQPEEVIHVEKIQLVFWVNSSEFNGESLISDTAFPAWEITYNGGQTKYIEAYKA from the coding sequence ATGGATTGGTCTAAAGCAAAAAATATTTTGATCGTGGCCCTTATTGTCACCAATACGTTTCTCCTGTTTACCTATCTGACAAAAAATAGCACGGAGGACAGGCCCATGGACCAAGAGACTCTGTTTACGGTGCTGCAGGGAAAAGATATTTATGTAGATACGGATATTCCAGATAAATATGAAAACATGCCGGCCATTACCATCAAGTATAACGGCGATAAGCAAGAGCTGATTGAAGCGGCTTTGAAGAAGAATATTTATCAAGTGGCAACGAAAGCTTCGGAGGACGACTATAAAGCGGTGGCGGATCAGTTTTTGGCAGATTGCCAGTTAAGCAATGAAAGCCTGCTTTTTGATAAGGTGATGGCCAATGGCGATACGGCGGTAGTTCGTTATAAGAACAGCTATAAAAAAGTAGCTATTGGCGATAGTTTCATGGAGGTATCCTTTAAAAACGGAAAGGTGACAGATGTAACTAGACAGCGGTTAACCTTGAACTCGAAGAGCAAGAAGAAGCTGAAGGTTACTTCGCCAGAAGAAGCTTTGCTGATGTTTATGAGCGAGAAGCAGCCAGAAGAGGTGATTCACGTAGAAAAAATTCAGCTGGTCTTTTGGGTGAACAGTTCAGAATTTAATGGGGAATCCCTTATCTCCGATACGGCTTTTCCGGCCTGGGAGATTACTTATAATGGGGGACAGACGAAATACATAGAGGCCTATAAGGCGTGA
- a CDS encoding aminotransferase class V-fold PLP-dependent enzyme yields MIYLDNGATSFPKPKAMLEAVYRCMAEYCGNPGRSGHFMSMKTGEEIYKARKNLGKLLNIPDPSRIIFTGNTTGALNQGLQGLLKEGEHVITTSMEHNSVLRPLKMLETKGVEHTIVKCDRTGSVSLRDVKAAIRPNTRLIVCTHASNVTGTIMPIREIGELAHRNNLLFMVDGAQSAGSVPINVVELNLDLLAMPGHKGLLGPMGTGLLYVRDGIELEPLLPGGTGTLSKERKPPKEMPEGYEAGTVNAPGIIGLGASVELLLQLGVKTIYEYEEELTGLLDEGLRNIKGVTVYGVEDCRKKTSIVAFNVKGKSCEQVADELSELYGIAGRAGFHCAGLAHKTIGTWETGAVRLSVGPFNTKKQIKTAVEAVNRISKGR; encoded by the coding sequence ATGATTTATTTAGATAATGGTGCGACCTCTTTTCCCAAACCCAAGGCCATGCTGGAAGCCGTGTATAGGTGTATGGCGGAGTATTGTGGGAATCCCGGGCGGTCGGGACATTTCATGTCCATGAAAACGGGAGAAGAAATTTACAAGGCCAGAAAGAACCTGGGTAAATTGCTGAATATCCCAGACCCCAGCAGGATCATCTTTACAGGCAATACTACTGGTGCCTTGAATCAGGGCTTGCAGGGATTACTCAAGGAGGGCGAACACGTTATCACCACTTCTATGGAACACAACTCGGTTTTAAGGCCTTTAAAAATGTTGGAAACCAAAGGCGTGGAGCACACTATTGTCAAGTGCGACAGAACCGGAAGCGTGAGTCTGAGGGACGTGAAAGCCGCCATCAGGCCGAATACACGGCTGATAGTCTGTACGCATGCATCCAACGTAACGGGGACCATCATGCCCATTCGGGAAATAGGAGAGCTGGCCCATAGGAATAATCTACTGTTTATGGTAGACGGAGCTCAGTCGGCGGGGAGCGTTCCCATCAACGTAGTTGAACTGAACTTGGATCTGCTGGCAATGCCCGGTCACAAAGGTCTGCTGGGACCTATGGGAACAGGCCTTCTCTATGTACGGGACGGCATTGAATTAGAGCCTCTTTTGCCTGGTGGCACGGGGACTCTCTCGAAGGAACGGAAACCACCAAAGGAAATGCCTGAAGGTTACGAGGCGGGAACCGTCAACGCTCCAGGTATCATTGGCCTGGGTGCATCGGTAGAGCTGCTGTTGCAGCTGGGAGTAAAAACTATTTACGAATATGAAGAAGAATTAACAGGCCTGTTAGACGAAGGACTGAGAAATATAAAAGGTGTGACAGTTTACGGCGTAGAAGACTGCCGGAAAAAGACTAGTATCGTTGCCTTTAACGTGAAAGGAAAAAGCTGCGAACAGGTGGCGGATGAACTGAGTGAGCTCTATGGCATAGCAGGAAGAGCTGGGTTCCATTGCGCTGGCTTAGCCCACAAGACCATCGGAACGTGGGAGACTGGAGCCGTTCGCCTTAGTGTAGGACCTTTTAATACCAAAAAGCAAATCAAAACAGCCGTCGAAGCGGTCAACCGCATTTCAAAAGGCCGCTGA
- the rlmH gene encoding 23S rRNA (pseudouridine(1915)-N(3))-methyltransferase RlmH, whose protein sequence is MNITVVCIGKLKEKYWVSAIEEYSKRLSKYCTLSIDELKEERLPDNASAAEEEAVKLAEGRSILKRIKKEAYVISLEIQGQQLSSVKLADKIQQLGLEGKSDIVFVIGGSLGLSGEVSQRADYKLSFSSMTFPHQMMRVILLEQVYRAFKINKNESYHK, encoded by the coding sequence ATGAATATAACAGTAGTGTGCATCGGCAAGTTGAAAGAAAAGTATTGGGTCAGTGCTATCGAAGAATACAGTAAAAGGTTATCTAAATATTGTACATTGTCAATAGACGAACTGAAGGAAGAACGACTGCCAGACAATGCCTCTGCCGCGGAGGAAGAGGCGGTAAAGCTGGCAGAAGGGCGAAGTATCCTCAAACGGATTAAGAAGGAAGCCTATGTGATTTCTCTAGAGATTCAAGGACAGCAGCTTAGTTCGGTAAAGCTGGCAGATAAGATTCAACAGTTGGGATTGGAAGGGAAAAGTGATATAGTCTTTGTCATAGGCGGCTCTTTGGGCTTATCCGGGGAAGTCAGCCAGCGGGCTGATTACAAGCTGTCTTTTTCCTCTATGACCTTTCCACACCAGATGATGCGGGTCATTTTGCTGGAGCAAGTTTATCGGGCATTTAAAATTAATAAAAACGAGAGTTATCATAAGTGA
- a CDS encoding ribonuclease H family protein, which produces MSILKIYTDGACSGNQSEKNVGGWGAVLEYGEHQKELFGGQLNTTNNRMEMMALVEALSAVKKDNQTIEVFSDSSYLMNCFREKWYEGWLKNNWMNSSKKPVENRDLWEQLLTLIKGHRISFYRVKGHVNLNSKTTNFNALYEKFIQINGARFSFEDFQYIIQMNNRVDALANKGINQVRESL; this is translated from the coding sequence ATGAGTATTTTAAAGATTTATACAGATGGGGCTTGTTCGGGAAATCAGAGTGAAAAGAATGTAGGTGGCTGGGGGGCCGTCCTGGAATATGGCGAACATCAAAAAGAACTTTTTGGCGGTCAGTTGAACACCACAAACAACCGGATGGAAATGATGGCTCTTGTCGAAGCTCTTTCTGCTGTAAAAAAAGACAATCAAACGATAGAAGTCTTTTCCGACAGCTCTTATCTGATGAACTGTTTTCGAGAAAAGTGGTATGAGGGTTGGCTAAAAAATAATTGGATGAACTCCAGCAAGAAACCTGTGGAAAATCGAGATCTGTGGGAACAACTCTTAACCTTGATTAAGGGGCACCGAATTTCCTTCTATAGAGTAAAGGGCCATGTAAATTTGAACAGTAAAACTACAAATTTCAATGCCCTTTACGAAAAATTTATTCAGATTAATGGCGCCAGATTTTCTTTTGAAGATTTTCAATATATCATCCAGATGAACAACCGGGTAGACGCCTTAGCTAATAAGGGGATTAATCAAGTCCGAGAATCCCTGTAA
- the yycH gene encoding two-component system activity regulator YycH gives MDGESMNANIREKLKNVLLVVLVLMTVLLLYFLWGSKSLESFIFNSNENTHYEVMTSKQVILPDQIILGRGNEDYLLAGASKESLWNDEILGAFREFSKGTNILVEEITEEKYKAAMAYPSLTAVFSYNLPFADFCQQFDINQAQGYDNISSVTEICFSEGSAEGTFLYDGSKGKYYWLLGNKSTEVVKQAESIFAQEQPVIYFPLKMYLGAEGTNDTLIPVESPEGLVPVDYRIDMAAAEKDTIESLAQFYFGETLDFIRKLEESNGKIIYMYGYGQKVLVINPVEGSIEYKEEIKSAGSEPQSFFQSLDTALGYIGAHGGFKTDSGETINPYLKSAMSIDDKKNSYRFVFSFKIEKNKVFYQENLPVIIEVQDGQVSYYRRELLDFDQEQGAERSEAKRISAINMLAMNYDYILSKAGLKLEPEREETAFEDVADQIDNLYIGYLKPSAESTDQVAADKGKSLQLIPVWVVEAKGTLLYFDLYDGQPRGGTQAVQ, from the coding sequence ATGGATGGGGAGAGCATGAACGCAAATATCAGGGAAAAATTAAAAAATGTCTTATTGGTAGTATTAGTCTTGATGACGGTACTACTATTATATTTTTTGTGGGGCAGCAAGAGTCTGGAATCTTTCATCTTCAACAGCAATGAGAATACTCATTATGAGGTGATGACTAGCAAGCAGGTCATTTTGCCGGATCAAATTATTTTAGGCCGGGGCAACGAGGACTACTTGCTGGCTGGGGCAAGCAAAGAGTCTCTTTGGAATGATGAGATATTAGGAGCCTTTCGAGAATTTTCTAAAGGAACCAATATTTTAGTAGAGGAAATTACGGAAGAGAAATATAAGGCGGCCATGGCCTACCCCTCGCTGACAGCGGTCTTTTCTTACAATCTGCCTTTTGCAGATTTTTGCCAGCAGTTTGACATTAATCAAGCTCAGGGCTATGATAATATCAGCAGTGTAACAGAAATCTGCTTTTCTGAAGGCAGCGCAGAAGGGACCTTCCTCTACGATGGCAGTAAGGGGAAGTATTATTGGCTGCTGGGGAACAAGTCCACAGAGGTGGTGAAGCAGGCAGAGAGTATTTTTGCACAGGAACAGCCCGTCATCTACTTCCCGTTGAAAATGTATTTGGGGGCAGAGGGCACGAATGATACCTTGATCCCGGTAGAGAGTCCGGAGGGCTTGGTGCCAGTGGATTATCGAATTGATATGGCGGCGGCAGAAAAGGATACTATCGAGTCTCTGGCCCAATTTTACTTTGGAGAGACCTTGGACTTTATCAGAAAGCTGGAAGAGTCCAACGGCAAGATTATCTACATGTATGGATATGGGCAAAAGGTACTCGTTATTAATCCAGTGGAGGGTTCCATCGAATATAAGGAAGAAATCAAGAGTGCCGGTTCAGAACCGCAGTCCTTTTTTCAATCGTTGGATACGGCGTTGGGCTATATTGGCGCCCACGGAGGCTTTAAGACAGATTCTGGCGAGACGATTAACCCGTACCTAAAAAGTGCAATGTCAATAGACGATAAAAAGAATAGTTATCGATTTGTCTTTAGTTTTAAGATTGAAAAGAATAAAGTGTTTTATCAAGAAAATCTTCCGGTTATAATAGAAGTACAGGATGGGCAGGTATCTTATTATAGGAGAGAGCTGCTTGATTTTGACCAGGAACAAGGTGCGGAGCGCTCTGAGGCCAAGCGAATTTCGGCCATCAATATGTTGGCCATGAATTACGACTATATCTTGTCAAAGGCAGGGCTGAAACTGGAGCCAGAGAGAGAAGAAACGGCGTTTGAGGATGTGGCCGATCAGATTGATAACTTGTATATTGGATACTTGAAGCCGTCAGCCGAGTCGACGGACCAGGTGGCAGCTGACAAGGGGAAGAGTTTGCAATTGATACCCGTATGGGTGGTAGAGGCGAAGGGAACGCTGCTTTACTTTGACTTGTATGATGGTCAACCAAGGGGAGGTACCCAAGCGGTACAATAG
- a CDS encoding M20 family metallopeptidase: protein MERQETQVKSVLKQLEEQIAEISDYIFEHPELGDEEYQSVAYLTKLLRDQGFQVECPYKGLETAFRAEFGDDNAPRIAFLAEYDALPGYGPEKKPAHACGHNWIAATTVGAGLALAKLKDSFKGKVVVIGTPAEETTGRKIDLANSGAFDDIDAAFQMHLYENSNLRGRALAMDSVEFEFIGKASHAAVHPYEGINALDAVQLTFNGISFLRQQLKSDVRIHGIITEGGEAPNTIPNHCKCLFYVRAAKKSYFQEVFEKVKNCGRGAALMTGTELKINQYENAYDDLIINPVLADIAAKYMEQAGFEALSQEDEVPGSTDIGNVSYCCPTLYGNVGIADGKVKVHEEDFLEHANGSEAKKRMMMTVETFVRSALELYSDADLRKRVREAFEKAIEE from the coding sequence ATGGAACGCCAAGAAACACAGGTCAAATCGGTATTGAAACAATTGGAAGAGCAGATTGCCGAAATTAGTGACTATATCTTTGAACACCCGGAACTGGGAGATGAGGAATATCAGTCGGTAGCTTATTTGACTAAACTACTCAGAGACCAGGGCTTTCAGGTCGAATGTCCTTACAAAGGATTGGAAACAGCTTTTCGCGCAGAGTTTGGCGACGACAATGCGCCAAGGATTGCTTTTTTAGCCGAATACGACGCCTTGCCTGGCTATGGACCAGAGAAGAAACCGGCCCATGCTTGCGGACATAACTGGATTGCGGCCACCACAGTAGGTGCTGGCTTGGCTTTGGCCAAGCTAAAAGATTCCTTTAAGGGAAAGGTTGTGGTTATTGGAACCCCGGCGGAAGAAACCACTGGACGGAAGATTGACCTGGCCAACAGCGGAGCATTTGATGACATTGATGCCGCATTCCAAATGCACTTATATGAAAATTCTAATTTACGAGGTCGGGCCTTGGCAATGGATTCCGTTGAATTTGAATTTATCGGCAAAGCGAGCCACGCCGCCGTTCATCCGTATGAGGGCATTAACGCATTAGATGCCGTGCAGCTGACTTTCAATGGCATCAGTTTTTTACGTCAGCAGCTCAAGAGCGATGTTCGCATACACGGTATTATCACCGAAGGCGGGGAAGCACCTAATACCATCCCTAATCATTGCAAATGTCTGTTTTATGTGCGAGCAGCTAAAAAAAGCTATTTCCAAGAAGTCTTTGAAAAGGTCAAGAACTGCGGCAGAGGGGCAGCTCTCATGACAGGTACAGAATTAAAGATTAATCAGTATGAGAATGCGTACGATGATTTAATCATCAATCCGGTTTTGGCAGACATTGCAGCTAAATACATGGAACAGGCTGGATTCGAGGCCCTTAGCCAAGAGGACGAAGTACCAGGCTCTACCGATATTGGAAATGTCAGCTACTGCTGTCCGACTCTTTATGGCAATGTGGGCATCGCCGATGGTAAGGTTAAGGTTCATGAGGAAGATTTCTTGGAGCATGCCAACGGCAGCGAGGCTAAGAAGCGGATGATGATGACCGTAGAGACTTTTGTCCGCAGTGCGCTGGAGCTTTACAGCGATGCAGATCTGAGAAAGCGGGTACGAGAGGCCTTTGAAAAGGCTATTGAAGAATAG
- a CDS encoding HD domain-containing protein, translated as MHILLQLQSALLKEIDKYEKLVPERDQPIDWERVHISSCAKLGYLMAEERGIDPSLAACACAVHDYGRIITGKQAGHAEAGYLPVQDFLKRTGLFTAEEIKLLSIAVKNHSNKSDVGGPIEEIVKDADVLDFHQYGYEMPRAEQQARLDRLLKK; from the coding sequence ATGCACATATTATTGCAGCTACAAAGCGCACTGTTGAAAGAAATTGATAAATATGAAAAGTTGGTGCCGGAGCGGGATCAGCCGATAGACTGGGAGCGGGTGCATATTTCCAGCTGCGCCAAACTGGGCTATTTGATGGCAGAGGAGAGAGGTATAGACCCCAGTTTAGCAGCTTGTGCATGTGCTGTTCACGACTATGGGCGCATCATTACGGGCAAGCAGGCCGGCCATGCGGAAGCGGGATATTTGCCCGTTCAGGATTTTTTGAAGAGGACAGGTTTGTTTACAGCAGAAGAAATTAAGCTTTTATCCATTGCAGTAAAAAATCACAGTAATAAGAGTGATGTTGGCGGCCCAATAGAAGAAATCGTAAAAGATGCGGATGTGCTGGATTTCCATCAGTACGGATATGAGATGCCTAGGGCGGAACAACAAGCCCGGTTAGATCGGCTGCTGAAAAAATAG